The window GACTGACGTCGCTGGGCGCCAGCCACGTGACGCTGGAGCCCGGCGCCTGGTCCAGTCAGCGCCACTGGCACGACGACGAGGACGAGCTCCTGGTGATGATCTCAGGCCGCGCAGTGCTGATCGAGGGCCCTGAGGGCGTGCCGCCCACGCGGACCCTGCTCGGCCCCGGCGACACTTGCGTGTGGGCGGCGGGCGACGGCATCTCGCACCATCTGGTGAACGAGAGCGACGCTCCGTGTACTTTCGTGGCGGTGAGCGCCGGCAATCCGGACGGAAGCGGCGGCTACCCCGACATCGACCTCATGTTCGCAGGCGACGATTACCTCCACAAGGATGGGACTTTGTACCCGCCAAAAATGTAAGCCAGGCCCTCGGCCGGCATGCTTCGACCGCAACGCCCAGACCTAGCGCCTGTCCTGTTCAGGTTGACCCTAACTATCTCCGTTCGTGGATAAAGGCGCTTCCGCCTAAGCAGGACGAACTCTAAGCCAAAGCCTCATCCAGCATCCGCGCCAGCCGCAGCCCTGCCTGCTCGATGCGCTGCTGCACCACCGGCAGGCTCGCCTCGATCGCGGGCTCGGGCCAGGTCACCTGCCTGGGCTCCTCGCCTTTGCCGCCCGTGGCACAAGGCACCGTGCCGCCGAATGCCTGCGGGTAGAGGAAATCGCGCGCAATCTGCCAGCTTTCTCGCAGCC is drawn from Novosphingobium sp. 9U and contains these coding sequences:
- a CDS encoding cupin domain-containing protein, with translation MPRLDPEEIAATNRTGYPAPFDAAVAGRWYRRLGPVAGLTSLGASHVTLEPGAWSSQRHWHDDEDELLVMISGRAVLIEGPEGVPPTRTLLGPGDTCVWAAGDGISHHLVNESDAPCTFVAVSAGNPDGSGGYPDIDLMFAGDDYLHKDGTLYPPKM